One genomic region from Daphnia magna isolate NIES linkage group LG10, ASM2063170v1.1, whole genome shotgun sequence encodes:
- the LOC116934754 gene encoding uncharacterized protein LOC116934754 isoform X2, producing METNQVEEDTNNTDVGEHVQETDETMQMEEGQVHTTTVLDEQSLQQLMDSGTVSEDSIIAIVQNEHGEPQTVVLSRQDAEALGIQLDPVDQPVEDEQAQAIAAEAEMEGMAEQMDQESEMQPSEDMTEFNSENPEQSEFISENPEQSEFISENPEQSEFNSEHPEQSEFNSEHPEQSEFNSEQQEQSEFNSEHPEQSEFNSEHPEQSEFNPEHPEQSEFNPEHPEQSEFNSEHPEQSEFQQELQAGIQSDLQSQLHAEFQSELQSELQSELQDELQEDLQHDLPGSTRESEIPPKMSPEIPSELQPTSQESCPNKEGGTEPQIIEVPEAIIVPDVLSAEIQKQEADENEKKVKEDEEMQTTTVSLDAVSQRLGEDGGEGDSSANDVLSNIIHSLFNPNEPNQSNVSIVPRMVGGKRKLCLRLPASTASALLAQTGSPLAHSFTEGGIPKKIKIVIPPHSFSSSTGSFVSSLTNSASMMQQETRVVKTPVVQQSAINNSGGKTTGPARLDPDTLPNSSSFSLMSSPVKSSSKPFLASLFSSTSTTTPSASLTVTPVANPPKKPLGTTENPIQLVQEGNSFRSLQPLTPDQLKHIASVLKQNRQAILSGTGEGKSGNSSFASSAEGDGGKRRVVYDAKSNTRIVYRVVTPSELKKTPSVTGATITTHSPVTPVSLKSTSSTTPTSTTPPVVRGRGRGRGRPPGRATAFAQKRKVVSTEESDSDDLQEEDPISTNIDMSKEEREGKKKLLPRTRSGRVSKPPRHMVKDYKRLHHLDFAQPDLDDSDGGYSDYRIDHSSPNVNVGNEDSNAESSEDSKGPIKSVIPTSPFHCTICKREYTTPHRLSRHFEQFPDHSSSVVTRRNSTVPVPAIEKKNGQHDKEDMEAEEESDSTETEKVVKRAVRTTTTASTIRGSGRGGWRGGRGRGRGRGRGRGVGRPPLVHSPALLSEKRKIRLAEALELCTDEEVVDVAGPRLSAAMSSWEYLLLRVQQEDEGNSSAPLIPRILNEVTSLFDRVSTMTTRHLHPHSNGDADEEEHEPYQLTNPETARLLGLQCGTYFISKDERKLLEEDAVDSAQLCQATSSSVGVSIPPAISVTTETSSPEPQLPVPVVVHETDDVSQQQDDAQMKADSAAAAASKLWEELEEADHLPPTAGSESGIGGGPDGDHVDDDVVDSELMQVDEIVNQVVEGQTGGSQAPSPL from the exons ATGGAAACGAATCAAGTTGAAGAGGATACTAACAACACCGATGTCGGTGAACATGTACAGGAGACAGATGAAACGATGCAAATGGAAGAGGGACAAGTACACACGACAACCGTATTAGATGAACAGAGTCTACAACAACTAATGGATAGTGGAACTGTCAGTGAAGACAG CATTATTGCTATAGTTCAAAATGAACATGGAGAACCTCAAACG GTGGTACTGAGTCGGCAAGATGCTGAAGCATTAGGGATTCAATTGGATCCTGTTGACCAGCCAGTAGAAGATGAGCAGGCACAAGCCATTGCAGCAGAAGCAGAGATGGAAGGAATGGCTGAACAAATGGATCAGGAATCTGAAATGCAGCCTTCTGAAGATATGACAGAATTCAACTCTGAAAATCCAGAGCAGTCAGAATTCATCTCTGAAAATCCAGAACAGTCAGAATTCATCTCTGAAAATCCAGAACAGTCAGAATTCAACTCTGAACATCCAGAGCAGTCAGAGTTCAACTCTGAACATCCAGAGCAGTCAGAGTTCAACTCTGAACAACAAGAGCAATCAGAATTTAACTCTGAACATCCAGAGCAGTCAGAGTTCAACTCTGAACATCCAGAGCAATCAGAATTCAACCCTGAACATCCAGAGCAATCAGAATTCAACCCTGAACATCCAGAGCAATCAGAATTCAACTCTGAAC ATCCAGAGCAATCAGAGTTTCAACAAGAATTGCAAGCTGGAATTCAGTCAGACCTTCAGTCCCAACTTCATGCAGAATTTCAATCAGAACTTCAGTCAGAGCTACAAAGTGAACTACAAGATGAGCTTCAGGAGGACTTGCAACATGACCTTCCTGGGTCCACTAGAGAATCAGAAATCCCACCAAAAATGTCACCAGAAATTCCATCAGAGCTTCAACCCACAAGTCAAGAATCTTGTCCAAATAAGGAAGGCGGAACGGAACCACAGATAATTGAGGTTCCTGAAGCCATAATAGTACCTGACGTTCTCTCTGCGGAAATACAAAAACAGGAGGCGgacgaaaatgagaagaaaGTGAAAGAAGATGAGGAAATGCAAACCACAACTGTCTCGCTGGATGCTGTTTCTCAACGGCTCGGTGAAGATGGTGGCGAAGGTGATAGTTCGGCTAATGATGTTCTATCCAATATCATTCATTCGTTATTCAATCCGAATGAGCCAAATCAATCGAACGTTTCGATTGTGCCAAGAATGGTGGGCGGTAAACGCAAATTATGCCTTAGACTGCCTGCCAGTACGGCCAGCGCACTCCTGGCACAGACAGGTAGCCCGCTGGCTCATTCGTTTACCGAGGGTGGTATCCCCAAGAAAATAAAGATTGTCATCCCGCCACATTCGTTCTCTAGCAGCACCGGCAGCTTTGTCTCTAGCCTTACCAATTCGGCATCGATGATGCAGCAAGAGACCAGGGTGGTGAAAACGCCTGTGGTGCAGCAGTCAGCCATCAACAATTCTGGCGGGAAAACCACAGGACCAGCACGGCTAGATCCAGATACGTTACCCAACAGCAGTTCGTTTTCTTTAATGTCATCTCCTGTCAAAAGCTCGTCAAAGCCCTTCCTGGCCTCCCTGTTCAGTTCGACATCCACTACAACTCCGAGCGCCTCATTGACAGTGACACCAGTCGCGAATCCGCCAAAGAAACCCCTAGGCACCACAGAGAATCCCATTCAACTGGTGCAGGAAGGCAATAGTTTCCGCAGTTTGCAGCCATTGACTCCCGATCAATTGAAGCACATCGCTTCAGTGTTGAAGCAAAACCGGCAGGCAATCCTGTCGGGAACGGGAGAAGGTAAAAGTGGAAACAGTTCCTTTGCCAGTAGTGCGGAAGGAGACGGTGGCAAGCGACGGGTCGTCTACGATGCAAAATCCAATACGCGGATCGTCTACCGAGTCGTCACTCCGAGCGAGTTGAAGAAAACTCCTTCAGTGACGGGTGCCACCATTACAACGCATAGCCCAGTCACTCCGGTTTCCCTGAAATCAACAAGTTCCACCACTCCAACGTCTACCACGCCTCCAGTTGTCAGAGGACGAGGTAGAGGCAGAGGACGACCACCTGGACGTGCAACAGCCTTTGCTCAAAAACGTAAAGTGGTCAGCACAGAGGAGTCTGATTCAGATGACCTGCAAGAAGAGGATCCCATTAGTACCAACATTGACATGTCCAAA GAGGAACGagaaggcaaaaagaaacTATTGCCTCGAACCCGATCCGGTCGAGTTTCCAAACCACCCCGTCATATGGTCAAGGACTACAAGAGACTCCATCATTTAGACTTTGCCCAGCCGGATCTGGATGACTCTGACGGTGGCTATTCGGATTATCGAATCGACCATTCTTCGCCCAACGTGAATGTGGGGAATGAGGATAGCAATGCCGAATCATCCGAAGATTCCAAAGGTCCCATCAAGTCCGTTATACCGACCTCGCCGTTTCACTGCACAATTTGCAAACGAGAATATACTACCCCGCATAG gTTATCGAGGCATTTTGAACAGTTCCCCGACCACAGTAGTAGTGTGGTGACCCGGCGCAATTCTACAGTTCCAGTGCCAGccattgaaaagaaaaacgggcaGCATGACAAAGAAGACATGGAAGCGGAAGAGGAATCTGATTCCACCGAAACGGAAAAAGTTGTCAAACGGGCGGTCAGGACAACGACGACAGCAAGCACAATCAGAGGCAGTGGGCGAGGTGGTTGGAGGGGAGGACGTGGTCGAGGCAGAGGTAGAGGTCGAGGGCGAGGAGTTGGCCGGCCTCCTTTAGTACACTCGCCAGCTCTTCTTTccgaaaagagaaaaattcgCCTTGCTGAG GCTTTGGAATTGTGCACAGACGAAGAAGTGGTGGATGTTGCTGGTCCCCGCCTATCAGCTGCAATGTCCAGTTGGGAATATTTGCTTTTGAGGGTGCAACAGGAAGATGAGGGCAACAGCAGCGCGCCTCTCATTCCACGCATCCTTAACGAAGTGACGTCCCTTTTTGACCGTGTGTCAACCATGACTACTCGGCACCTGCATCCACATAGTAACGGTGATgctgacgaagaagaacacGAGCCTTATCAGCTGACAAATCCAGAGACGGCCCGGCTGCTTGGCCTACAATGCGGCACTTATTTTATCAGCAAAGACGAACGCAAATTATTAGAGGAAGATGCCGTTGATTCGGCTCAATTATGCCAGGCAACTTCATCATCGGTTGGA
- the LOC116934754 gene encoding uncharacterized protein LOC116934754 isoform X1 yields METNQVEEDTNNTDVGEHVQETDETMQMEEGQVHTTTVLDEQSLQQLMDSGTVSEDSIIAIVQNEHGEPQTVVLSRQDAEALGIQLDPVDQPVEDEQAQAIAAEAEMEGMAEQMDQESEMQPSEDMTEFNSENPEQSEFISENPEQSEFISENPEQSEFNSEHPEQSEFNSEHPEQSEFNSEQQEQSEFNSEHPEQSEFNSEHPEQSEFNPEHPEQSEFNPEHPEQSEFNSEHPEQSEFNSEHPEQSEFQQELQAGIQSDLQSQLHAEFQSELQSELQSELQDELQEDLQHDLPGSTRESEIPPKMSPEIPSELQPTSQESCPNKEGGTEPQIIEVPEAIIVPDVLSAEIQKQEADENEKKVKEDEEMQTTTVSLDAVSQRLGEDGGEGDSSANDVLSNIIHSLFNPNEPNQSNVSIVPRMVGGKRKLCLRLPASTASALLAQTGSPLAHSFTEGGIPKKIKIVIPPHSFSSSTGSFVSSLTNSASMMQQETRVVKTPVVQQSAINNSGGKTTGPARLDPDTLPNSSSFSLMSSPVKSSSKPFLASLFSSTSTTTPSASLTVTPVANPPKKPLGTTENPIQLVQEGNSFRSLQPLTPDQLKHIASVLKQNRQAILSGTGEGKSGNSSFASSAEGDGGKRRVVYDAKSNTRIVYRVVTPSELKKTPSVTGATITTHSPVTPVSLKSTSSTTPTSTTPPVVRGRGRGRGRPPGRATAFAQKRKVVSTEESDSDDLQEEDPISTNIDMSKEEREGKKKLLPRTRSGRVSKPPRHMVKDYKRLHHLDFAQPDLDDSDGGYSDYRIDHSSPNVNVGNEDSNAESSEDSKGPIKSVIPTSPFHCTICKREYTTPHRLSRHFEQFPDHSSSVVTRRNSTVPVPAIEKKNGQHDKEDMEAEEESDSTETEKVVKRAVRTTTTASTIRGSGRGGWRGGRGRGRGRGRGRGVGRPPLVHSPALLSEKRKIRLAEALELCTDEEVVDVAGPRLSAAMSSWEYLLLRVQQEDEGNSSAPLIPRILNEVTSLFDRVSTMTTRHLHPHSNGDADEEEHEPYQLTNPETARLLGLQCGTYFISKDERKLLEEDAVDSAQLCQATSSSVGVSIPPAISVTTETSSPEPQLPVPVVVHETDDVSQQQDDAQMKADSAAAAASKLWEELEEADHLPPTAGSESGIGGGPDGDHVDDDVVDSELMQVDEIVNQVVEGQTGGSQAPSPL; encoded by the exons ATGGAAACGAATCAAGTTGAAGAGGATACTAACAACACCGATGTCGGTGAACATGTACAGGAGACAGATGAAACGATGCAAATGGAAGAGGGACAAGTACACACGACAACCGTATTAGATGAACAGAGTCTACAACAACTAATGGATAGTGGAACTGTCAGTGAAGACAG CATTATTGCTATAGTTCAAAATGAACATGGAGAACCTCAAACG GTGGTACTGAGTCGGCAAGATGCTGAAGCATTAGGGATTCAATTGGATCCTGTTGACCAGCCAGTAGAAGATGAGCAGGCACAAGCCATTGCAGCAGAAGCAGAGATGGAAGGAATGGCTGAACAAATGGATCAGGAATCTGAAATGCAGCCTTCTGAAGATATGACAGAATTCAACTCTGAAAATCCAGAGCAGTCAGAATTCATCTCTGAAAATCCAGAACAGTCAGAATTCATCTCTGAAAATCCAGAACAGTCAGAATTCAACTCTGAACATCCAGAGCAGTCAGAGTTCAACTCTGAACATCCAGAGCAGTCAGAGTTCAACTCTGAACAACAAGAGCAATCAGAATTTAACTCTGAACATCCAGAGCAGTCAGAGTTCAACTCTGAACATCCAGAGCAATCAGAATTCAACCCTGAACATCCAGAGCAATCAGAATTCAACCCTGAACATCCAGAGCAATCAGAATTCAACTCTGAACATCCAGAGCAATCAGAATTCAACTCTGAACATCCAGAGCAATCAGAGTTTCAACAAGAATTGCAAGCTGGAATTCAGTCAGACCTTCAGTCCCAACTTCATGCAGAATTTCAATCAGAACTTCAGTCAGAGCTACAAAGTGAACTACAAGATGAGCTTCAGGAGGACTTGCAACATGACCTTCCTGGGTCCACTAGAGAATCAGAAATCCCACCAAAAATGTCACCAGAAATTCCATCAGAGCTTCAACCCACAAGTCAAGAATCTTGTCCAAATAAGGAAGGCGGAACGGAACCACAGATAATTGAGGTTCCTGAAGCCATAATAGTACCTGACGTTCTCTCTGCGGAAATACAAAAACAGGAGGCGgacgaaaatgagaagaaaGTGAAAGAAGATGAGGAAATGCAAACCACAACTGTCTCGCTGGATGCTGTTTCTCAACGGCTCGGTGAAGATGGTGGCGAAGGTGATAGTTCGGCTAATGATGTTCTATCCAATATCATTCATTCGTTATTCAATCCGAATGAGCCAAATCAATCGAACGTTTCGATTGTGCCAAGAATGGTGGGCGGTAAACGCAAATTATGCCTTAGACTGCCTGCCAGTACGGCCAGCGCACTCCTGGCACAGACAGGTAGCCCGCTGGCTCATTCGTTTACCGAGGGTGGTATCCCCAAGAAAATAAAGATTGTCATCCCGCCACATTCGTTCTCTAGCAGCACCGGCAGCTTTGTCTCTAGCCTTACCAATTCGGCATCGATGATGCAGCAAGAGACCAGGGTGGTGAAAACGCCTGTGGTGCAGCAGTCAGCCATCAACAATTCTGGCGGGAAAACCACAGGACCAGCACGGCTAGATCCAGATACGTTACCCAACAGCAGTTCGTTTTCTTTAATGTCATCTCCTGTCAAAAGCTCGTCAAAGCCCTTCCTGGCCTCCCTGTTCAGTTCGACATCCACTACAACTCCGAGCGCCTCATTGACAGTGACACCAGTCGCGAATCCGCCAAAGAAACCCCTAGGCACCACAGAGAATCCCATTCAACTGGTGCAGGAAGGCAATAGTTTCCGCAGTTTGCAGCCATTGACTCCCGATCAATTGAAGCACATCGCTTCAGTGTTGAAGCAAAACCGGCAGGCAATCCTGTCGGGAACGGGAGAAGGTAAAAGTGGAAACAGTTCCTTTGCCAGTAGTGCGGAAGGAGACGGTGGCAAGCGACGGGTCGTCTACGATGCAAAATCCAATACGCGGATCGTCTACCGAGTCGTCACTCCGAGCGAGTTGAAGAAAACTCCTTCAGTGACGGGTGCCACCATTACAACGCATAGCCCAGTCACTCCGGTTTCCCTGAAATCAACAAGTTCCACCACTCCAACGTCTACCACGCCTCCAGTTGTCAGAGGACGAGGTAGAGGCAGAGGACGACCACCTGGACGTGCAACAGCCTTTGCTCAAAAACGTAAAGTGGTCAGCACAGAGGAGTCTGATTCAGATGACCTGCAAGAAGAGGATCCCATTAGTACCAACATTGACATGTCCAAA GAGGAACGagaaggcaaaaagaaacTATTGCCTCGAACCCGATCCGGTCGAGTTTCCAAACCACCCCGTCATATGGTCAAGGACTACAAGAGACTCCATCATTTAGACTTTGCCCAGCCGGATCTGGATGACTCTGACGGTGGCTATTCGGATTATCGAATCGACCATTCTTCGCCCAACGTGAATGTGGGGAATGAGGATAGCAATGCCGAATCATCCGAAGATTCCAAAGGTCCCATCAAGTCCGTTATACCGACCTCGCCGTTTCACTGCACAATTTGCAAACGAGAATATACTACCCCGCATAG gTTATCGAGGCATTTTGAACAGTTCCCCGACCACAGTAGTAGTGTGGTGACCCGGCGCAATTCTACAGTTCCAGTGCCAGccattgaaaagaaaaacgggcaGCATGACAAAGAAGACATGGAAGCGGAAGAGGAATCTGATTCCACCGAAACGGAAAAAGTTGTCAAACGGGCGGTCAGGACAACGACGACAGCAAGCACAATCAGAGGCAGTGGGCGAGGTGGTTGGAGGGGAGGACGTGGTCGAGGCAGAGGTAGAGGTCGAGGGCGAGGAGTTGGCCGGCCTCCTTTAGTACACTCGCCAGCTCTTCTTTccgaaaagagaaaaattcgCCTTGCTGAG GCTTTGGAATTGTGCACAGACGAAGAAGTGGTGGATGTTGCTGGTCCCCGCCTATCAGCTGCAATGTCCAGTTGGGAATATTTGCTTTTGAGGGTGCAACAGGAAGATGAGGGCAACAGCAGCGCGCCTCTCATTCCACGCATCCTTAACGAAGTGACGTCCCTTTTTGACCGTGTGTCAACCATGACTACTCGGCACCTGCATCCACATAGTAACGGTGATgctgacgaagaagaacacGAGCCTTATCAGCTGACAAATCCAGAGACGGCCCGGCTGCTTGGCCTACAATGCGGCACTTATTTTATCAGCAAAGACGAACGCAAATTATTAGAGGAAGATGCCGTTGATTCGGCTCAATTATGCCAGGCAACTTCATCATCGGTTGGA